The following proteins are encoded in a genomic region of Penaeus chinensis breed Huanghai No. 1 chromosome 10, ASM1920278v2, whole genome shotgun sequence:
- the LOC125029979 gene encoding endocuticle structural glycoprotein SgAbd-8-like has translation MLKVTVLCVVAALAASLPQRYEPPPGSAPGGISSAFGQPTTSLLGTTAGQSFSSSSFGRPPPGSAPGGISSSFGASAPPVPILEDEREGPDQFGNYKFNFETGNGISRFEEGSPQGETGAVASQGGWSFTFPDGTPAVFTFVADANGYRVESDLLPTPPPLPAHAIAQIEKARQEDAAAASGGRPSLVPQHRPAYSGAN, from the exons GTTACAGTTCTGTGCGTTGTGGCGGCGCTGGCTGCCAGTCTCCCACAGCGATATGAACCCCCTCCTGGCAGTGCGCCGGGGGGAATCTCAAGCGCCTTTGGCCAACCAACAACGTCTTTGTTAGGAACTACTGCCGGACAATCATTCTCAAGCTCATCATTTGGACGACCTCCTCCGGGAAGCGCTCCCGGTggaatttcctcctccttcgggGCCTCCGCACCACCGGTGCCTATCCTCGAGGACGAACGTGAAGGACCTGACCAATTTGGAAATTATAAGTTCAACTTTGAGACTGGCAATGGAATCAGTCGTTTCGAAGAGGGTTCTCCCCAGGGGGAGACCGGCGCCGTAGCGTCACAAGGAGGCTGGTC GTTTACCTTCCCTGATGGAACGCCTGCTGTGTTCACGTTTGTCGCCGACGCGAATGGCTACCGCGTGGAGTCCGACCTGctgcccaccccccctcccctccccgcccacgccatcgCCCAGATCGAGAAGGCTCGTCAGGAGGACGCAGCGGCTGCCTCGGGCGGCCGGCCCTCGCTCGTCCCGCAGCACCGCCCAGCCTACTCCGGCGCCAACTGA